The following DNA comes from Bos indicus isolate NIAB-ARS_2022 breed Sahiwal x Tharparkar chromosome 3, NIAB-ARS_B.indTharparkar_mat_pri_1.0, whole genome shotgun sequence.
tttgatccctgctccaggaagatcccacatgccatggagcaaataaGCTCTTacatgtgtactcagttgctcagtcacgtctgactttttgggacctcatggactatagcctgccaggctcctctctccatggaatgttttaggcaagaatactggagagggttgccattccttcctctacgggatcttcctgacccagggatcgaacccgcatctcctgcatcatctGCATtgacagtggattctttaccactgagccacctggaaagcccaactatgcctgagcaccacaactactgaacctgggctctagagtgcaggggctgcaactgctgaagcccgcgcaccctggagcctgtgctctgcaacaagagaagccactgcaatgagaagtcagcacacagcaactagagagcagcccctgctcgccacaactagagaaaaagctacacaggaacgaagacccagcacagccacaaaaccaaatagataaataaaatcattttttaaatgcaatggGAAAATGGGATTCAGATTTTTATACAAAATCATCATATACAAACCTGAGAAACTCTCGGATCTGTTCCACTAAATGTGATGTATAtaatatcaccatcatcatcagcCTCATCAACAGCATCATACTGGATAAATCATCTGCATGACTCTCATCAATCACATGAAGCATTTCACACTAGgagatcattttatttcttataatcaATATCATTGTATCTCACAGGAAACTAACTATGGACAAACTGGATTTTTCTCACAAGTATGAGTCTTGTGATCTCAACTATTGTGCGTCCTTTTGATACTTAAACTGCTCATTTATATAATTCTGTCTTAGTTCTCTTAAGGGGTCTCTCTGCACCCCACCCTACATCTGTTGCCCAACACATCTCATCCCCAGGGTCCAGTGGTCTCAGACCACTCAATATCTCCAGATGTCAGGAGCCAATTACATCTGAAAACATCATTACCCTTGGAAATATGCAGAAACAAGACAGTGGCATTTGGAGACAACTGTATCACAGGACAAATCACACGGTATCAGACATATGTTTTGTTTCTGTGAAGTCTGTCCACTTAAACTTGaaatgttcaaggtcaggaaatATGTCACATATATGTCTACATCctcacatttattcattcagcaaagatGCAAGAGGCAGAGCTGAAATTAAAGCATCTGAGCTGCATGAATGAAAGGAGAAACGGCAGGTCCCCAACACACCTAAGGAGTCGTCATCCACATTTCCTGATTCCCTCTCACCTGACATCTTGGCAAGGATCCAGGAAGAAGCTGGAAAGCCAGGATGGGAGTGTGTGTCACCCTCCCCCTGATTGTGAAAGCAGCAGGATGCTCGGGCGGTGCATCACACACCCAGCGCAGGATAAAAGGGCCCCTGCCTTGGGCTCCACATCCACAGCTTCCTCGGGAGCATCCTTCTGCCTCCACTGCAGCGGTGAGTGACTGGAGGGGACAGAGCCTCAGCAGGGAGTGTGGCGGAGACAAACTCGGGGTTGGTGgggaagagagaagcagaggtGTCTGTGGAGACAGCAAGAAGGGGACTTTGGAGAGCagttgggggcagggcaggggacagTGAGCAACAACTTGTGTGGGAGGAGTCAGGGTCTGGGACACACCAGAGCCCTGGCTCTCAGCATCCCCCCACTCATCATTCTGAAACACATACACGCACAGACATCCTCCAGGGGTCACTTCCCAGTGGGGTGTACTTGCCTCCGTGTTTCTATGGGGCCCACTTAGAGGATGACAGCATGGTTCTAGGAAGGAGTAGAGAGTGAGGGAACTGTCTTGCCAGGTCAGTTGAACTTGAGATCCATTTCCGCTTTCCTCCTGAATATCACAGCTCAGGAGGTAACTGGGATTAGAAGCATAGGCCCtagtaagacagctcacaggggAGACACTGGCCTGGAGCTTGTGCACTGATCTTTTCTCCTTGAATGTGTCCAGGCTCACTGACTTCCCGTTGAGATGTCCTGCCAGCAGAACCAGCAGCAATGCCAGCGCCCTCCCAAGTGCCCTTCCCCCAAGTGCCCCCCAAAGAGCCCAGTACGGTGTCTGCCTCCAGCCTCCTCAGGCTGCACCCCCAGCTCTGAGGGCGGCTGCTCCCTGGGCTCCCACAGGCGCTGCAGGTCCCACCGCTGCCGGCGCCAGAGCTCCGACTcctgtgatggtgatggtggtctgCAGTCCGGGCGCTCTGGCTGTGGCCAGGGATCTGGAGGCTGCTGCTGACCTGGCCTCCTGATGCTGAGACACGTGATTTCAGAGGAAACAAGAATCCAAAGCCATTGTCAGCCTAGTGTTTTCCTTCCCAACACCCCAGTCTCTGAGCCCTTGGCCATTGCTGAGATGCTCCTGGAGAGCGGCTGAGCCCTCCACAGTGGCTCTTGCTATCCACTCTCCAGAAGCCCACTGGATACCCACCTCATCTCTGCTGGAAATTATAGTATCTGCCCCCTTGATTGTCATCACCCCTGTCTGATCCTATGAAAGAATAAAGTTTTTGTTTCCTCTGTATCCTAGACTGTCTGAGACTTTGCTGCAGCGCAGGCtattctgtgggagaagaaaatggcaaaccactccagtattcttgtctaggaaatcccatggccagaggagtctggcaggcaacaatccatgggatcacaaaagatttatttgggcttccctggtggctcaatggtaaagaatccgtctgccaatgcaggagatgccagttcgatccctgggtctgggaagatcccctggagaaggaaatggcaacccgctccagtattctcacctgggaaatcccacagacagaggagcctggtgggctacagtccttggggtcgaaaaagagttggacatgactgagcagctaagcaatGATAGCAGGCTGCTCTGTGAGTCTCTCTCCCCTCTGTTCCTCCAGCCACCACCACTTTGCATAAGGAATAATACACTGATTCTAGACCAGAAAAATTAATAGCTCCAACTCCTCCAAAAGGGCTTGTAGGAAAACTTTATGTTGGTTCATGAGGGGGAGAGGGGTTACTGGTTTTGATCCCACACCAATGAAAGGCCTTACTGCCTACTAAGTAATGGTGTGAAAAGTGCTCTGACTCCGAAGCAGACTTCTCAGGGAGgtgaccaccaccaccagaatGTGAAAGGCAATTCCAGGATCCCCACTGAAGAGACAGGGATTGGGAGCTGAAGAATCCAAAATCAGCAGAAAAGTTGTTGAGAGACCAGGGGAGGAATGGAAGCCCTAACGGGTAACTACTAATTCAATTTCTTCAGTAAAGATCTGGGGGCAATtaaatggtgaaagtgaaaactggAGTGGTTCTAGATGTGGAGAAATAGGATGCGGACTCTGCATGTAAACATCTGACctaagaaaatttggaaaaagagaaaagtgatagTGGGAGATGGCCctggttttgaaaatgaaaataatcataaGATCAAATATTCATTTAGCACCTACTGTGAGCCAGGCATAGTTTTAATTGTTTGGCATACAGATCCTCAAAAGCTTCTGACAAGACTTGGATGTCGGTTCTCTCTCAGCTATGGACACAAAACCATTGCATGTTTCCTtaacttgccaaggtcacacaatttGGCAGCAGGGCCATCAGTGCAACCAGCGTATTACCCTGATTTGCTTCAAAGCAAGTaataggggacttccctagtggtctagtgattaagaatcttcctgccaatgcttGGGGCCTGCGTTttatcccacatgccttggcgccacagctactgagctgaTGCCCTGGAGTCCaagctccacaacaggagaagacGCTGCAGTGAGAAGACCATCACTGCTGctggagagtagtccccactatttgcaactagagaaagcctacacgcagcaatgaagactcagtgacACCATGAATAAATAAGCAGCAACTAACAGAATTCTTTCTAAACTACTTTGTTCCAATCCAGCTGTGTTTAATATTGCTTTTTTAACTCTATATCACTAAGATTCCAAACCACATAAGTCATAGCTGCAAGAGCACCCATCTGGGGAAGGAAGGTGCTCTtcccaattttaaaagaaagtccaGCCATTGAACAACTGACCACGTCTCCTTATCGCCTATGGAAATCACCTCTTTACATGAGGATCAAGACTACAGATTGTGAAATAACGGAAAATCAGAAATGATCAGCCAGATTTGAGCCAAgatagttcttaaaaaaaaaaaaaaaaaactaaaaaaccaaTAAGACATCATAGAATTCCACTGCTAAGTATAtacccaaagaattgaaaacagggacACAGACACTCATGCAACTTTGTTCATAGCCGCACTTTGCAAGCTAGCAAAATGGTGGAATAAACcccagtgtccatcaacagatgaatggatatacatctaaaaatggttaaaatggtaaaatttatgctatgtgtattttaccacacacacaaaaaataatacaGTGTTTCCTACACACTTATGAATTCCATTCTGAGTACATTCatttaagtccaatttgtttataaGTCCAAGAAAGTTACCCTAACTACCCAACTAACAAAATTGGCTATATAGAGGGGAAGGcaccaagatggcggaggagtaggacggggaaaacactttctcccccacaaattcatcaaaagagcatttaaatgtcgagtaaattccacaaaacaacttctgaatgccggcagaggacatcaggcacccagaaaagcaacccaactcctcgaaaggaggtaggaaaaaatattaaagacaataaaagagacaaaagagggagggacggagttccgtcccgggaagggagtcttaaaaagagagaagtttccaaacaccaggaaaccttctcactgccgaatccgtaccgagctttggaagcacagaggacaacataacagggagaaaaaataaataaacaattaaaaatcgcagattgcgagccctacggtaactcctccagcggagaagcagcgcagacgcctgcatccgccattagcaagcgggggctgggcagggaggcgcggcgcgggctgcatcgctgagagtaagaatctggcctgaataccctgagcactatctgagcgaaataatttgggctagcaaaccagactgtgggatatctaccatgcgaaaagccagccctaacctaagacaccgccagcccgcgcacggaacaaaggactaaacagaggaagccggctgcaaaccttccccctccggtgataggcagccagagccggaagggggcaatcgcagccccagagagacattatctataaaactggcttctttgctaactaaaacttattgggggtctggacggtcaacatctgcctgagaaggtgcgccggttttacacccagataacccaagtggcggggaggcgataagtcgcagcatcggcgctcgccaaacacctcatcacctgagctgctcggacctgggaagagcacaaaacgcagccccaactgagtctgcgcctctgaggactacctgagtgcctgaacctgagcggcttggacctgggaggtgcatacaacccagggccagcctcggattgttcccggcggaacaacctagagcctgagcagtgtgggcagggaggctacacgcgccgtgagcgggggcagacccagtgtggttgaggcactgcgagcgcacgccagtgtcatttgtttgcagcatccctccctccctccccacagcgcgactgaacaaagagaagaaatacagctccacccaccagaacaccaacacaagcttccctaaccaggaaaccttgacaagccacctctacatacccacacagagcaaggaaacgccacaataaagagaactccacaaactgccagaatacagaaaggactcccaaactcagcaatttaaacaagatgaagagacagaggaatacccagcagataaaggaacaggataaatgcccaccaaaccaaacaaaagaggaagagatagggaatctacctgataaagaattccaaataatgatagtgaaattgatccagaatcttgaaattaaaatggaatcacagataaatagcctggagacaaggattgagaagatgcaagaaaggtttaacaaggacctagaagaaataaaaaagagtcaatatataatgaataatgcagtaaatgaaattaaaaacactctggaggcaacaaatagtagaataacagaggcagaagataggattagtgaattagaagatagaatggtagaaataaatgaatcagagaggataaaagaaaaacgaatgaaaagaaatgaagacaatctcagagacctccaggacaatattaaacgctacaacattcgaatcataggggttccagaagaagaagacaaaaagaaagaccatgagaaaatacttgaggagataatagttgaaaacttccctaaaatggggaaggaaataatcacccaagtccaagaaacccagagagtcccaaacaggataaacccaaggagaaacaccccaagacacatattaatcaaattaacaaagatcaaacacaaagaacaaatattaaaagcagcaagggaaaaacaacaaataacacacaagggaattcccataaggataacagctgatctttcaatagaaacccttcaagccaggagggaatggcaagacatacttaaaatgatgaaagaaaataatctacagcccagattattgtacccagcaaggatctcattcaagtatgaaggagaaatcaaaagcttttcagacaagcaaaagctgagagaattctgcaccaccaaaccagctctccaacaaatactaaaggatattctctagacaggaaacacaaaaatggtgtataaactcgaacccaaaacaataaagtaaatggcaacgggatcatacttattagtaattaccttaaacgtaaatgggttgaatgccccaaccaaaagacaaagactggctgaatggatacaaaaacaagacccctacatatgttgtctacaagagacccacctcaaaacaggggtcacatacagactgaaagtgaagggctggaaaaagattttccatgcaaattgggaccaaaagaaagcaggagtcacaatactcgtatcagataaattagactttaaaacaaaggctgtgaaaagagacaaagaaggtcactacataatgatcaaaggatcaatccaagaagaagatataacaattataaatatatatccacccaacatgggagcaccgcagtatgtaagacaaatcctaacaagtatgaaaggagaaattaacaataacacaataatagtgggagactttaatacccactcaaaaaaaaaaaattggctatatagtaccaTAGTTTAATAGGTTTATAATGCTTTTCACAAAAATggtacataaaaaagaaacaaacacaaaaaataaaacattttacattttatagtacagtaccttgtAAAGTACAATAGTACAGTACAATGGCTAGCATATAGGGGTGGGCATTGAGTGAATAGGCAAGAAGAGTTACCgactgaaggacagagaggagctgggagatggtagagctaaaGGATTGTCAGCAATAAGAGACAAAGGGCAGGCTGCAATGTCACTTATGTCTGACGCTGACGGCACAGGCTCTGGTTCCTTGGTGGAACCAGAtgcacatttgcatctttgaaagttcacaacttgaaggtccTTATGTAAGGAACTTACTGTAATATAGACATAATAGTGTCTGAACTAAAGCCAAACTGGCACAGTaagttcataaaattaaaagatctttaaAGCCCTTAatgtgtctgcagccatgaaattaaaagacacttactccttggaaggaaagttatgaccaacccagacagcatattaaaaagcagagacattactttgccaacaaaggtctgtctagtcaaggctatggtttttccagtagtcatgtatggatgtgagtgttggactataaagaaagctgagtgctgaagaattgatgcttttgaactgtggtgttggagaagactcttgagagtcccatggactgcaaagagatccaaccagtccatcctaaaggagatcagtcctgagtgttcattggaaggactgatgttgaagctgaaactccaatactttggccacttgaagaGGTGACGTGAAGacgtgaagaggtgactcatttgaaaagaccctgatgctgggaaagattgagggtgggagaagcaggggacgacagaagatgagataattggatggcatcatcgactcaatggacatgagtttgggtaaactccgggagttggtgatggacagggaggcctggcgtgctgcgattcatggggtcgcaaaaagtcactgagacatgactgagcgactgaactgagctgaaagccCTTGGGAAGTGGCAAACTAGAAATCAACTTTCTAGCACGTATGGAAATCCAGTTCTTTAGACGTTAGGAACAAAAAAGTACCAAAGATAATTCACAAGATGGAATTAATGTCAGACTTACTCTGAAACACACAGCCCTGCTCGACTGGCTGACACAGGATTGTTTGAGGATGCAAACGGAGGTATGGGACTCACACTACAGCATGCTCTGGATCCACAGCATGGACAGACTGTTTGCTACCCAACTGCAAAAAATTCTTAGGTAGTACTCAgccttcattgactacatgaaagcctttgactgtgtggatcacaacaaactgtggaagattcttagagatgagaatacctcattacctgcctcctgagaaacctgtatgcaggtcaagaagtgacagttaggATTGGACATGGAtcaattgactggttcaaaattgggaaaggagtacgtcaaggctgtatattgtcaccctgcttatttaatttatatggagagtacatcatgtgaaaccagactggatgaagcataagctggaatcaatatttccaggagaatatcaacaacctcagatatgcaaatgataccactctagtggcagaaagtgaagaagaactaaagagcctcttgatgaaagtgaaagaggagagtgaaaaagctggcttaaaactcaacattcaaagaactaagatcatggcatctggtcccatcacctcatggcaaatagatggggaaacaatggaaacagtgacagactttattttcttgggctccaaaatcactgaagatggtaaaaccgcagccatgaaattaaaggacacttcctccttggaagaaaagctatgagcaacctagacagcatattaaaaagcagagacattactttgccaacaaatgtccatataatcaaagctatagattcccagtagtcacgtatggatgtgagagttggaccataaataaggctgagcaccaaagaattgatgctttcaaactgtggtgctggagaagactgttgagagtcctttggacggcaaggagatcaaaccagttaatcctaaaggaaatcaatcctgaatattcattggaaggactgacactgaagctccaataaatactttggccacctgatgcaaagagccgactcactggaaaagaccctgatgctgggaaagattgaaggcaggaggacaaggggacaacagaggatgagatggttggatggcatcaccgactcaatggacatgagtttgtccattccaggagatggtgaagggcagggaagcctcgtgtgctgcagtccattggggttgcaaagagtcggacatgactgagtgactgtacaacAACAACACTCAGCCAGGAAGCACAGAGGATGCTGAGTTATGGTTCAGATAacacactaacacacacatcacatAACACACTCATAAATACAGACACACTGATGTTCCAGGATGGAAAAACTTGGCCTCAGAGTAAGATATATTTCCAGTAGTTTGAGAATCCTGGTGTTTAGGAGACACCTGTGCAGCTTTCACAAACTTGGGGAAGACCTCAGTCTGGAAAAGTCCTCAGGTTTGGATGTGGTGGATGTGATGGATGTGATGGTGGTCAGTAGCCTTGCGAAGCAGTGAGGTGTTGCTGATAGGACACAATCCAGCCTTCCCCTTTGGCCCTCTCCAATCCAGGCTGCTCAGTGCTCTCCTCTTCACTCTGAACCCTCGTCCAGGAAGATGCTGGAGTGTGGGCATGAGGAGGATGCCACAGGCTGTGCCACACACAGCGTCACCAGgcccatgaaaaagaaaactaaatacgAGGGACACCCCCAGTTCTGGTTGTCCCTGTACATGATTCTGACCTCTGCACTACAACCTTGACTTTATCACTTTGGAAGAGCCATTGTTCCCTTCCTAACCTCACATGCTATTCCTAGGATTCCTCACTTAATTTTTCACCTTTAATCTCCTTACTGCCTCCTCGTTCCTGGCTCTTTTCATTagatacagaggcagaaggagagggtgcAGAACAAAATGTGATCATGCCAGAACAGAGGACAGGCATGGAGAACAGCCGAGAGGGGTCTGGCGCACAGCTCAGCGACTGAGTGGTCTGGGACAGAAATGACAACTACAGGCTGAGAGGTTAGGGAAAGAGAACAACCAAGGGTGACCCTTGACCTCGGGCTTTTTCCAGAGTGGACAGTGGTGTTATTTCATTTCTGAGCTGAAGGGTGACAGGACAAGGTGCTGATTCAAAGAAACAAGTGCAGCCTTAGACATGTAAACCTTTAAGTTTATGAGATTTTCAAGTGTGTAGAATGTTAGAGTCACTGCAGAGATACGGAAACTATCTAAGAACTTTGGggtcaaatatgtgtgtgtgcttagttgctcagtggtgtccaactcttttcaaccccatggtctctagcccaccagcctcctatgtccatgggattctccaggcaggaacactggagtgctttgccataccctcctccaggggatcttcccaacccagggatcaaacccaggtctcctgtgttgcaggtagattctttactgtctgagacaccagggaagtccatatatatagAGTCAAATATATCCTGATTTAATTCCCAAATTCTGCTATTGTTTAAGTGTGAGCCTGGACAAATTGTTTAACTTCGCTGAGCTTCCAATCCTTTATATCTAAGTGAATGATACTTTTAGCATCCCCCTCACAGTGAGTGAGGGttgcaaaaaataaatgagatcagTGTATCAAAAAACACAGTGTCAGACATCTCTGGTGgacctgtggttaagactccgccttcCAATACAGAAGGCTTGGGTTTCATTTCCGGTCcaggaattaagattccacacgccacatggtgtggcaaaaaaataaaataaaataaaagcacagtGTCTAACACAGAGATAGCGTTTAGTAAAGagtagttgggcttcccaggtggcgctagtggtaaagaacccacctgccaatgcaggggacataagagatgcaggttcgaaatgggtttgatccctgggtcgagaagataccctgaaggagggcatggcaacctactccagtattcttgcccaaagaatcccatggacagaagagcctggtgggctacagtccattctcaaagagttggacaccactgaagcgatttagcacgcaAGCATGCAAACAGTAGctgtcatcatcatcactgtTGTTGCTATTGCTGTTATTAAAACATCAGCAATTGGTCAGTAAATGGAATTCAGATCTCATATTCTCCCATCATACCAGCTCTTCCCCCTGATTTCCAAATTTCTGCATTGACACCAAGTCTCAGTTTCCAGTCCTGGAAGTTCCAAAGATATTTTGGGGTTCCCCATCCAGCCAACCCCTAAGCCCTAGGGAATCAGTGAGTCAGCCTCCAAGAGAACTCACAcagcttctccctcctcctcatcCCCAGAGCCACGAGCCTCACTTGAGTCCTTCTCATGTTTTGCCAGGCAATGCCCCAGTCCAtctctttccctcctctcctctttcccaTTGACCTAATGGCAGATAAGACTTTCCATGGCTCAGGTTAGCTCTCTCATCAAACCATCAGTGAGActccatgaaataaaaacagactcatcATCATGTTCCAGGAAGAGAAAATGGGTTAGTGTGGAGAACATGGTGAGGAATGGGGAGAGCAAGACTAGAGAGCAAGGCTGACAGGGCACCAATCACTGAGGACCTGGAGGCCAAGGTCGGGAGCTTGGGCTTTATTCCAAAAGCTACTGGAGTATTTTAAAGCACTCTAATCTTATCTACAATTTTCTTTATTGCTCAATGATTGGCTTCCTTGGAAAGGGGGGTAGAGACAAGAACAGAAGGAGCAGGGCATTAGAAGGCTTCCACAGCTCAAAGGAGATGCTTGTGACCAGGTGAGGCAGTGGAAAGCAGAGATGGAGAGATGCAAGCCAATTCAGGAACCATTTGCGAAGTGGACAAGACAGGAAATGTGGGCGGTTTGGGTTGGGAGGGGAGGGCGTCTAGGAGAGGAGAACAGTAGAGGGAGgatcctctcccttttctaagtTCTAAATGGCAAGTGCTCTGGAGGGCTGGTGGTCTTCC
Coding sequences within:
- the LOC109557007 gene encoding late cornified envelope protein 3D-like yields the protein MSCQQNQQQCQRPPKCPSPKCPPKSPVRCLPPASSGCTPSSEGGCSLGSHRRCRSHRCRRQSSDSCDGDGGLQSGRSGCGQGSGGCC